A single region of the Oxyura jamaicensis isolate SHBP4307 breed ruddy duck chromosome 6, BPBGC_Ojam_1.0, whole genome shotgun sequence genome encodes:
- the PSD gene encoding PH and SEC7 domain-containing protein 1, with the protein MIGVNSINSSAGRMRSRSMCSVRYGRNYRGVETFCYGWPQRSRTLKPVLYTDLVVSRLQSRRKKKPALYGSIKNEKLQWAIDEEELRKSLSELADPKPKSIKRISSCSNPFLDFSQDSSIATYKHGLLVRKIHADPDCKKTPRGKRGWKPFHAILKGMILYLQKEEYKPGKALAEEELKNAISIHHSLATRASDYSKRPNVFYLRTADWRVFLFQAQNPEQMHSWITRINVVAAMFSAPPFPAAIGSQKKFSRPLLPSSCTRLSQDEQVKSHETKFKAMSAELLEHRSSLPEKKVKGKEYEELKQKEEYLEFEKSRYGTYAMLLRAKLKAGSEDLAAFESTLFDSAGGEDDGLKKSRSSPSLNAEPSSTGTKVKRNVSERASRQPPGHPQKS; encoded by the exons ATGATCGGCGTCAACAGCATCAACAGCAGCGCCGGGCGCATGCGGTCCCGCTCCATGTGCTCCGTGCGCTACGGGCGCAACTACCGCGGCGTGGAGACCTTCTGCTACGGCTGGCCGCAGCGCTCCCGCACCCTCAAGCCGGTGCTGTACACCGACCTGGTGGTCAGCCGCCTGCAGAGCCGCCGCAAGAAGAAGCCG GCGCTGTACGGCTCCATCAAGAACGAGAAGCTGCAGTGGGCCAT AGATGAGGAGGAGCTGAGGAAGTCCCTTTCGGAGCTGGCTGACCCCAAACCCAAGTCCATCAAGCGCATCAGCAGCTGCAGTAACCCCTTCCTGGACTTCTCCCAGGACTCCAGCATCGCCACCTACAAGCACGGACTGTTAGTGCGCAAGATCCACGCTGATCCTGACTGCAAGAAAA CACCCCGAGGGAAGCGCGGCTGGAAGCCCTTCCACGCCATCCTGAAGGGGATGATCCTCTACCTGCAGAAG GAGGAGTATAAGCCGGGGAAGGCGCTGGCGGAAGAGGAGCTGAAGAATGCCATTAGCATCCACCACTCGCTCGCCACGCGGGCGTCTGACTACAGCAAGAGACCCAATGTCTTCTACCTCAGGACAGCCGACTGGAGGGTCTTCCTCTTCCAAGCACA GAACCCCGAGCAGATGCACTCGTGGATCACGCGCATCAACGTGGTGGCCGCCATGTTCTCCGCGCCCCCCTTCCCCGCTGCCATCGGCTCCCAGAAGAAGTTCAGCCGCccgctgctgcccagctcctgcacccGGCTGTCCCAG GACGAGCAGGTGAAGAGCCATGAGACCAAGTTCAAGGCGATGTCAgcggagctgctggagcaccGCTCCTCACTGCCGGAGAAGAAGGTGAAGGGCAAGGAGTACGAGGAGCTGAAGCAGAAGGAGGAGTACCTGGAGTTTGAG AAATCCCGCTATGGCACCTATGCCATGCTGCTGCGGGCCAAGCTGAAGGCCGGCTCCGAGGACCTGGCAGCGTTTGAGTCCACGCTCTTCGACTCAGCAGGCGGCGAGGACGACGGCCTGAAAAAATCCCGCTCCAGTCCCTCGCTCAACGCCGAGCCCTCCAGCACGGGCACCAAGGTGAAGCGCAACGTCTCGGAGCGCGCCAGCCGCCAGCCCCCTGGCCACCCCCAGAAATCGTAA